The Microcebus murinus isolate Inina chromosome 4, M.murinus_Inina_mat1.0, whole genome shotgun sequence genome has a segment encoding these proteins:
- the LRRC32 gene encoding transforming growth factor beta activator LRRC32 isoform X1 yields the protein MIWVKCLEECLTSLNSWDGLILIGVIGPHPHLSLSLSLSLSLTHTHTHTHTHKHTHTNTHTHTLFQSPEMSAASPCLGHWSAGRAPPTQHSSSGMLSPVGRCPSWEGQQVSRAPSQPFSAGSLQWLGVASGRWEPGCLPYRAMCHQILLLLAVLTPGLAASQHRDKVPCKMVDKEVWCQGLGLLQVPSVLPLDTETLDLSGNQLQSVLASPLGFYTALRHLDLSTNEISFLQPGVFQALPHLEHLSLAHNRLAVGTALSAGGLGPLPHVSSLDLSGNSLYSGLLERLLGEAPGLRSLSLAENSLTRLSRHTFRGMPALERLDLHSNVLMDIEDGAFEALPRLAHLNLSRNSLTCISDFSLQQLRVLDLSCNSIEAFQTAPEPQAEYQLAWLDLRENKLLHFPDLAALPRLIYLNVSNNLIRLPAGPPQGGEGVHAPSEGWSASPPANPSWNASAHPLSQLLNLDLSYNEIELIPDGFLEHLTSLRFLNLSRNCLRAFEARRSGSLPCLVLLDLSHNALEALELSARALGSLQTLLLQDNALRDLPPYTFASLSSLQRLNLQGNRVSPCGGPGEPGPSGCVAFSGISSLRILNLVDNEMEVLGAGAFLHTPLTELDLSANPGLDVATGALAGLEASLEVLALQGNGLVVLQVDLPCFRCLKRLNLAQNRLSHLPAWTQAVSLEVLDLRNNSFSLLPGSAMGGLETSLRRLYLRGNPLSCCGNGWLAAQLHRGRVDVDATQDLVCHLGSQEKVSLSHVRPEDCEKGGLKNVNLVIILTFTLVSAVLLTMLATCCCVRRQKFNQQYKA from the exons atgatatggGTCAAGTGCTTAGAAGAATGTCTAACATCCTTAAATAGTTGGGATGGGCTTATTTTGATAGGCGTCAttggcccccacccccatctctctctctctctctctctctctctctctctcacacacacacacacacacacacacacacacaaacacacacacacaaacacacacacacacacactctttcagAGTCCTGAGATGTCTGCTGCCTCCCCTTGCCTAGGCCACTGGTCTGCGGGCCGGGCGCCTCCCACTCAGCACAGCTCATCTGGGATGCTCAGCCCTGTGGGTCGCTGTCCCAGCTGGGAAGGACAGCAAGTATCCAGGGCACCTTCACAGCCATTCTCTGCTGGATCATTGCAATGGCTGGGGGTGGCCAGTGGCAGGTGGGAACCAGGCTGCTTGCCTTACAG AGCCATGTGCCACCAGATCCTGCTGCTCCTGGCCGTGCTGACCCCAGGCCTGGCTGCCTCCCAACACCGAGACAAGGTGCCCTGTAAGATG GTGGACAAGGAGGTCTggtgccagggcctgggcctgCTCCAGGTCCCCTCGGTCCTGCCGCTGGACACTGAGACCCTTGATCTATCTGGAAACCAGCTGCAGAGTGTCCTGGCCTCGCCCCTGGGCTTCTACACAGCACTTCGTCACCTGGACCTGAGCACCAACGAGATCAGCTTCCTGCAGCCGGGCGtcttccaggccctgccccacctggagcacctcagcctggctcacaaccGCCTGGCAGTGGGCACTGCACTGAGTGCCGGCGGTCTGGGTCCCCTGCCGCACGTGTCCTCCCTGGACCTGTCGGGGAACAGCCTGTACAGCGGCCTGCTGGAGCGGCTGCTGGGGGAGGCGCCCGGCCTGCGCAGCCTGTCGCTGGCAGAGAACAGCCTGACGCGCCTCAGCCGCCACACGTTCCGCGGCATGCCCGCCCTGGAGCGGCTCGACCTGCACAGCAACGTGCTGATGGACATCGAGGACGGGGCCTTCGAGGCCCTGCCCCGCCTGGCCCACCTCAATCTCTCCAGGAATTCCCTCACCTGCATCTCCGACTTCAGCCTGCAGCAGCTGCGGGTGCTTGACCTGAGCTGCAACAGCATCGAGGCCTTTCAGACGGCCCCCGAGCCCCAGGCTGAGTACCAGCTCGCCTGGCTGGACCTGCGGGAGAACAAACTGCTCCACTTCCCCGACCTGGCCGCGCTCCCGAGGCTCATCTACCTGAACGTGTCCAACAACCTCATCCGTCTCCCTGCGGGGCCGCCCCAGGGCGGCGAGGGCGTCCACGCGCCCTCCGAGGGCTGGTCAGCCTCGCCCCCGGCAAACCCCAGCTGGAACGCCAGCGCCCATCCCCTCTCCCAGCTCTTGAATCTGGATTTGAGCTACAACGAGATCGAGCTCATCCCCGACGGCTTTCTTGAGCACCTGACCTCCCTGCGCTTCTTGAACCTCAGCCGAAACTGCTTGCGGGCCTTCGAGGCCCGGCGCTcgggctccctgccctgcctggtgcTCCTGGACTTAAGCCACAATGCGCTGGAGGCACTGGAACTGAGTGCCAGGGCCCTGGGGTCCCTGCAGACACTGCTCCTCCAGGACAACGCCCTGCGGGACCTGCCCCCCTACACCTTTGCCAGCCTGAGCAGCCTGCAGAGGCTCAACCTGCAGGGGAACCGGGTCAGCCCCTGCGGGGGGCCGGGGGAGCCTGGGCCCTCAGGCTGTGTGGCCTTCTCTGGCATCTCCTCCCTCCGCATCCTGAACCTGGTGGACAATGAGATGGAGGTTCTCGGGGCCGGGGCCTTCCTCCACACGCCACTCACTGAGCTGGACCTCTCTGCCAACCCGGGACTGGACGTGGCCACAGGCGCCTTGGCGGGCCTGGAGGCCTCCTTGGAGGTGCTGGCGCTGCAGGGCAACGGGCTGGTGGTGCTGCAGGTGGACCTGCCCTGCTTCCGCTGCCTCAAGCGGCTCAACCTCGCCCAGAACCGCCTCAGCCACCTGCCTGCCTGGACGCAGGCCGTGTCACTGGAGGTGCTGGACCTGCGGAACAACAGCTTCAGCCTCCTGCCAGGCAGCGCCATGGGCGGCCTGGAGACCAGCCTCCGGCGCCTCTACCTGCGGGGGAATCCGCTGAGCTGCTGCGGCAATGGCTGGCTGGCCGCCCAGCTGCACCGGGGCCGTGTGGACGTGGATGCCACCCAAGACCTGGTCTGTCACCTCGGCTCCCAGGAGAAGGTGTCCTTGAGCCACGTGCGTCCTGAGGACTGTGAGAAAGGGGGGCTCAAGAACGTCAACCTCGTCATCATCCTCACCTTCACGCTGGTTTCTGCTGTGCTGCTCACCATGCTGGCCACCTGTTGCTGTGTCCGCCGGCAGAAGTTCAACCAACAGTACAAAGCCTGA
- the LRRC32 gene encoding transforming growth factor beta activator LRRC32 isoform X2: MQAERREREDPGAQPGAGLLCSVPVCEGSLAGLARGSWPGVVETFALEADGLDSVQDSAICCLCDFGAMCHQILLLLAVLTPGLAASQHRDKVPCKMVDKEVWCQGLGLLQVPSVLPLDTETLDLSGNQLQSVLASPLGFYTALRHLDLSTNEISFLQPGVFQALPHLEHLSLAHNRLAVGTALSAGGLGPLPHVSSLDLSGNSLYSGLLERLLGEAPGLRSLSLAENSLTRLSRHTFRGMPALERLDLHSNVLMDIEDGAFEALPRLAHLNLSRNSLTCISDFSLQQLRVLDLSCNSIEAFQTAPEPQAEYQLAWLDLRENKLLHFPDLAALPRLIYLNVSNNLIRLPAGPPQGGEGVHAPSEGWSASPPANPSWNASAHPLSQLLNLDLSYNEIELIPDGFLEHLTSLRFLNLSRNCLRAFEARRSGSLPCLVLLDLSHNALEALELSARALGSLQTLLLQDNALRDLPPYTFASLSSLQRLNLQGNRVSPCGGPGEPGPSGCVAFSGISSLRILNLVDNEMEVLGAGAFLHTPLTELDLSANPGLDVATGALAGLEASLEVLALQGNGLVVLQVDLPCFRCLKRLNLAQNRLSHLPAWTQAVSLEVLDLRNNSFSLLPGSAMGGLETSLRRLYLRGNPLSCCGNGWLAAQLHRGRVDVDATQDLVCHLGSQEKVSLSHVRPEDCEKGGLKNVNLVIILTFTLVSAVLLTMLATCCCVRRQKFNQQYKA; encoded by the exons ATGCAGGCTGAGCGGAGGGAGAGGGAGGACCCCGGAGCCCAGCCGGGAGCCGGTCTGCTCTGCTCCGTGCCTGTGTGTGAGGGGTCGCTGGCCGGGCTAGCGAGGGGATCTTGGCCTGGCGTGGTGGAAACATTTGCTTTGGAGGCAGATGGACTAGATTCTGTCCAGGACTCTGCTATTTGCtgcctgtgtgactttgg AGCCATGTGCCACCAGATCCTGCTGCTCCTGGCCGTGCTGACCCCAGGCCTGGCTGCCTCCCAACACCGAGACAAGGTGCCCTGTAAGATG GTGGACAAGGAGGTCTggtgccagggcctgggcctgCTCCAGGTCCCCTCGGTCCTGCCGCTGGACACTGAGACCCTTGATCTATCTGGAAACCAGCTGCAGAGTGTCCTGGCCTCGCCCCTGGGCTTCTACACAGCACTTCGTCACCTGGACCTGAGCACCAACGAGATCAGCTTCCTGCAGCCGGGCGtcttccaggccctgccccacctggagcacctcagcctggctcacaaccGCCTGGCAGTGGGCACTGCACTGAGTGCCGGCGGTCTGGGTCCCCTGCCGCACGTGTCCTCCCTGGACCTGTCGGGGAACAGCCTGTACAGCGGCCTGCTGGAGCGGCTGCTGGGGGAGGCGCCCGGCCTGCGCAGCCTGTCGCTGGCAGAGAACAGCCTGACGCGCCTCAGCCGCCACACGTTCCGCGGCATGCCCGCCCTGGAGCGGCTCGACCTGCACAGCAACGTGCTGATGGACATCGAGGACGGGGCCTTCGAGGCCCTGCCCCGCCTGGCCCACCTCAATCTCTCCAGGAATTCCCTCACCTGCATCTCCGACTTCAGCCTGCAGCAGCTGCGGGTGCTTGACCTGAGCTGCAACAGCATCGAGGCCTTTCAGACGGCCCCCGAGCCCCAGGCTGAGTACCAGCTCGCCTGGCTGGACCTGCGGGAGAACAAACTGCTCCACTTCCCCGACCTGGCCGCGCTCCCGAGGCTCATCTACCTGAACGTGTCCAACAACCTCATCCGTCTCCCTGCGGGGCCGCCCCAGGGCGGCGAGGGCGTCCACGCGCCCTCCGAGGGCTGGTCAGCCTCGCCCCCGGCAAACCCCAGCTGGAACGCCAGCGCCCATCCCCTCTCCCAGCTCTTGAATCTGGATTTGAGCTACAACGAGATCGAGCTCATCCCCGACGGCTTTCTTGAGCACCTGACCTCCCTGCGCTTCTTGAACCTCAGCCGAAACTGCTTGCGGGCCTTCGAGGCCCGGCGCTcgggctccctgccctgcctggtgcTCCTGGACTTAAGCCACAATGCGCTGGAGGCACTGGAACTGAGTGCCAGGGCCCTGGGGTCCCTGCAGACACTGCTCCTCCAGGACAACGCCCTGCGGGACCTGCCCCCCTACACCTTTGCCAGCCTGAGCAGCCTGCAGAGGCTCAACCTGCAGGGGAACCGGGTCAGCCCCTGCGGGGGGCCGGGGGAGCCTGGGCCCTCAGGCTGTGTGGCCTTCTCTGGCATCTCCTCCCTCCGCATCCTGAACCTGGTGGACAATGAGATGGAGGTTCTCGGGGCCGGGGCCTTCCTCCACACGCCACTCACTGAGCTGGACCTCTCTGCCAACCCGGGACTGGACGTGGCCACAGGCGCCTTGGCGGGCCTGGAGGCCTCCTTGGAGGTGCTGGCGCTGCAGGGCAACGGGCTGGTGGTGCTGCAGGTGGACCTGCCCTGCTTCCGCTGCCTCAAGCGGCTCAACCTCGCCCAGAACCGCCTCAGCCACCTGCCTGCCTGGACGCAGGCCGTGTCACTGGAGGTGCTGGACCTGCGGAACAACAGCTTCAGCCTCCTGCCAGGCAGCGCCATGGGCGGCCTGGAGACCAGCCTCCGGCGCCTCTACCTGCGGGGGAATCCGCTGAGCTGCTGCGGCAATGGCTGGCTGGCCGCCCAGCTGCACCGGGGCCGTGTGGACGTGGATGCCACCCAAGACCTGGTCTGTCACCTCGGCTCCCAGGAGAAGGTGTCCTTGAGCCACGTGCGTCCTGAGGACTGTGAGAAAGGGGGGCTCAAGAACGTCAACCTCGTCATCATCCTCACCTTCACGCTGGTTTCTGCTGTGCTGCTCACCATGCTGGCCACCTGTTGCTGTGTCCGCCGGCAGAAGTTCAACCAACAGTACAAAGCCTGA
- the LRRC32 gene encoding transforming growth factor beta activator LRRC32 isoform X3, with amino-acid sequence MCHQILLLLAVLTPGLAASQHRDKVPCKMVDKEVWCQGLGLLQVPSVLPLDTETLDLSGNQLQSVLASPLGFYTALRHLDLSTNEISFLQPGVFQALPHLEHLSLAHNRLAVGTALSAGGLGPLPHVSSLDLSGNSLYSGLLERLLGEAPGLRSLSLAENSLTRLSRHTFRGMPALERLDLHSNVLMDIEDGAFEALPRLAHLNLSRNSLTCISDFSLQQLRVLDLSCNSIEAFQTAPEPQAEYQLAWLDLRENKLLHFPDLAALPRLIYLNVSNNLIRLPAGPPQGGEGVHAPSEGWSASPPANPSWNASAHPLSQLLNLDLSYNEIELIPDGFLEHLTSLRFLNLSRNCLRAFEARRSGSLPCLVLLDLSHNALEALELSARALGSLQTLLLQDNALRDLPPYTFASLSSLQRLNLQGNRVSPCGGPGEPGPSGCVAFSGISSLRILNLVDNEMEVLGAGAFLHTPLTELDLSANPGLDVATGALAGLEASLEVLALQGNGLVVLQVDLPCFRCLKRLNLAQNRLSHLPAWTQAVSLEVLDLRNNSFSLLPGSAMGGLETSLRRLYLRGNPLSCCGNGWLAAQLHRGRVDVDATQDLVCHLGSQEKVSLSHVRPEDCEKGGLKNVNLVIILTFTLVSAVLLTMLATCCCVRRQKFNQQYKA; translated from the exons ATGTGCCACCAGATCCTGCTGCTCCTGGCCGTGCTGACCCCAGGCCTGGCTGCCTCCCAACACCGAGACAAGGTGCCCTGTAAGATG GTGGACAAGGAGGTCTggtgccagggcctgggcctgCTCCAGGTCCCCTCGGTCCTGCCGCTGGACACTGAGACCCTTGATCTATCTGGAAACCAGCTGCAGAGTGTCCTGGCCTCGCCCCTGGGCTTCTACACAGCACTTCGTCACCTGGACCTGAGCACCAACGAGATCAGCTTCCTGCAGCCGGGCGtcttccaggccctgccccacctggagcacctcagcctggctcacaaccGCCTGGCAGTGGGCACTGCACTGAGTGCCGGCGGTCTGGGTCCCCTGCCGCACGTGTCCTCCCTGGACCTGTCGGGGAACAGCCTGTACAGCGGCCTGCTGGAGCGGCTGCTGGGGGAGGCGCCCGGCCTGCGCAGCCTGTCGCTGGCAGAGAACAGCCTGACGCGCCTCAGCCGCCACACGTTCCGCGGCATGCCCGCCCTGGAGCGGCTCGACCTGCACAGCAACGTGCTGATGGACATCGAGGACGGGGCCTTCGAGGCCCTGCCCCGCCTGGCCCACCTCAATCTCTCCAGGAATTCCCTCACCTGCATCTCCGACTTCAGCCTGCAGCAGCTGCGGGTGCTTGACCTGAGCTGCAACAGCATCGAGGCCTTTCAGACGGCCCCCGAGCCCCAGGCTGAGTACCAGCTCGCCTGGCTGGACCTGCGGGAGAACAAACTGCTCCACTTCCCCGACCTGGCCGCGCTCCCGAGGCTCATCTACCTGAACGTGTCCAACAACCTCATCCGTCTCCCTGCGGGGCCGCCCCAGGGCGGCGAGGGCGTCCACGCGCCCTCCGAGGGCTGGTCAGCCTCGCCCCCGGCAAACCCCAGCTGGAACGCCAGCGCCCATCCCCTCTCCCAGCTCTTGAATCTGGATTTGAGCTACAACGAGATCGAGCTCATCCCCGACGGCTTTCTTGAGCACCTGACCTCCCTGCGCTTCTTGAACCTCAGCCGAAACTGCTTGCGGGCCTTCGAGGCCCGGCGCTcgggctccctgccctgcctggtgcTCCTGGACTTAAGCCACAATGCGCTGGAGGCACTGGAACTGAGTGCCAGGGCCCTGGGGTCCCTGCAGACACTGCTCCTCCAGGACAACGCCCTGCGGGACCTGCCCCCCTACACCTTTGCCAGCCTGAGCAGCCTGCAGAGGCTCAACCTGCAGGGGAACCGGGTCAGCCCCTGCGGGGGGCCGGGGGAGCCTGGGCCCTCAGGCTGTGTGGCCTTCTCTGGCATCTCCTCCCTCCGCATCCTGAACCTGGTGGACAATGAGATGGAGGTTCTCGGGGCCGGGGCCTTCCTCCACACGCCACTCACTGAGCTGGACCTCTCTGCCAACCCGGGACTGGACGTGGCCACAGGCGCCTTGGCGGGCCTGGAGGCCTCCTTGGAGGTGCTGGCGCTGCAGGGCAACGGGCTGGTGGTGCTGCAGGTGGACCTGCCCTGCTTCCGCTGCCTCAAGCGGCTCAACCTCGCCCAGAACCGCCTCAGCCACCTGCCTGCCTGGACGCAGGCCGTGTCACTGGAGGTGCTGGACCTGCGGAACAACAGCTTCAGCCTCCTGCCAGGCAGCGCCATGGGCGGCCTGGAGACCAGCCTCCGGCGCCTCTACCTGCGGGGGAATCCGCTGAGCTGCTGCGGCAATGGCTGGCTGGCCGCCCAGCTGCACCGGGGCCGTGTGGACGTGGATGCCACCCAAGACCTGGTCTGTCACCTCGGCTCCCAGGAGAAGGTGTCCTTGAGCCACGTGCGTCCTGAGGACTGTGAGAAAGGGGGGCTCAAGAACGTCAACCTCGTCATCATCCTCACCTTCACGCTGGTTTCTGCTGTGCTGCTCACCATGCTGGCCACCTGTTGCTGTGTCCGCCGGCAGAAGTTCAACCAACAGTACAAAGCCTGA